DNA sequence from the Candidatus Binataceae bacterium genome:
TGTATTGCTCGGGCGGACGGCCGTCGGCGAAGGCGACGCGCTTTTCGCCGAGGTTTATCAATTGAGTATTGAGGTCCGGGCGCGATTCCCGCGCGTCATCGATTAGCCATTTCGTCGCACTGACTAGTCGACCCGGCGGCGTCACGCTTCCAACGATCGCAACCAGATTCATCGCAACTTACACCTGTCCTGCTGCGTTGCGAGGCGCGTCGGCCTGCGCGTCGCGGCGCGCGATCTCGCGCCGCACGATCGGAATCAACTCGCGGCCGTAGTCGATCGCGTCTTCGAGCGGATCGAAGCCGCGGATGAGAAAAGTCGTGACCCCCAGGTCGTGATACTTGAGCATCGACTCGGCGACCTGTTCCGGCGTGCCGACCAGCGCCGTGGTATTACCGCGCGCGCCGGTGGCCGCTGCGACCGCCGTCCAAAGGCGAGTATCGAGCACCTCGCCCTGCGCCGCGGCTTCGAGCAATCGCTGCGATCCCACGGCCTGCGGCGCCTTTTTCCCGGACCCGAGCATCGCCTGGCCGCGAATCTCGCGAATCCTTTCGATGATCTGTCGGGCGCGCATCCATGCCGCTTCTTCGGTCGAAGCCAGAACAGGACGGGTCGAGAGACTGAAGCGCACGCTCCGTCCATAGCGGGCGGCCGACGCGCGCACGCGTGCGATCGTTTTCGCCGCCTCCGCAAGCGGCTCGCCCCACAGCGCGTATACGTCGGCATGCTTTCCCGCGATCGCCAGTGCCGCGTCCGATGAGCCGCCGAAGTAAATCGGGATGTGCGGTTTCTGAAGCGGCTTCACGTCGGAATAGGATCGGCGGAACTTGTAGAAGCGGCCCTCGTGATCGACGGGTTTATCCGCCGTCCAGATGCGGCGCAGGATTTCGACGTACTCGTCGGTGCGCGCGTAGCGCTCGTCGTGCGAGGTGTAGTCGCCGTCCCTGGCCTGATCGTCGTCGTCGCCGCCCGAGATTATATGCACCGCGAGGCGCCCGCCGCTGAAATGATCGAGCGTCGCGAGCTTGCGCGCCGCCAGAGTGGGCGCGACGAATCCTGGCCGATGCGCGAGCATCAGGCCGAGCTTTTGCGTGACGAATGCCGCATAAGATGCGACGACGAATCCGTCGGCAGCATTCGAGAAATAGCCAATCAGGATGCGATCGAAGTCGGATTGCTCGTGCGCCTGACAAAAGCGCCGCACGTAGTCGATGTCTATCGCGGGGCCTTTGGGCGGATGAATCTCCGAGGCCGCCTGCGTGCCAATCATGCCGATGAATTCCACGCTCATGGGCCGCTCTCCCGTGCGCTCGGCCGAGCCGCTCGCATCCACGGAGAATCTACTTCCTGACGCAGCGCCGCACCAGTCAATTTGAAGCACGTCGTCAAGTTGCGTCAGGCGCTCAAGGAATGGCATACGGCTGATGCCGCGTTGAGGACGGCGTCGATATGACTGAGCATTTGAAATTTCGCAGCGCTGACGGGCTGAGCCTGGTCGGCGATGTTTACGGACCGGCCGATGGACCGGCGGCGCTGTTGCTTCATGGATTCGGACAGACGCGGCAATCGTGGGGAGAAACCGCATCGAAGCTTGGCGGCCAGGGATGGCGCGCATATGCCATCGATCAGCGCGGGCACGGCGACAGCGAGAGATCTCCCAACGCCGCGTATGACTACGTCAATTATGCTGCCGATGTTGTCGCGCTGTGCGAGGCGGTGGGTGGGCAGCCGCTTCTCATCGGCGCGTCGATGGGCGGTGTGGCCGCGCTCGTTGCGCAAGGAACTGCGGAGGCGCAGCTTTATCGCGGCCTCGTGCTCGTGGATATCACCCCTGATATCGACATGGACGGTGCGCGCCGGATCCTTTCCTTCATGTCGGCGAATCCTGACGGCTATGCAAATCTCGAAGATGCTGCCGAGGCGATTTCGGCGTATCGAGGTGGACGCGGAAAGCCCTCGCCGCGGGGGCTGACCCGAGTACTGCGGCAGGGTGAAGACGGAAGGTGGCGTTGGCATTGGG
Encoded proteins:
- a CDS encoding alpha/beta hydrolase, with the translated sequence MTEHLKFRSADGLSLVGDVYGPADGPAALLLHGFGQTRQSWGETASKLGGQGWRAYAIDQRGHGDSERSPNAAYDYVNYAADVVALCEAVGGQPLLIGASMGGVAALVAQGTAEAQLYRGLVLVDITPDIDMDGARRILSFMSANPDGYANLEDAAEAISAYRGGRGKPSPRGLTRVLRQGEDGRWRWHWDPRALDARKIWLSDPDAALAHREQMRTAMTSGVQNLVAPTMLVRGGSSDVVTIEAARALIEMLPHAQFVDVADATHMVAGDRNDVFSAAVLEFASPLITGR
- a CDS encoding LLM class flavin-dependent oxidoreductase, with amino-acid sequence MSVEFIGMIGTQAASEIHPPKGPAIDIDYVRRFCQAHEQSDFDRILIGYFSNAADGFVVASYAAFVTQKLGLMLAHRPGFVAPTLAARKLATLDHFSGGRLAVHIISGGDDDDQARDGDYTSHDERYARTDEYVEILRRIWTADKPVDHEGRFYKFRRSYSDVKPLQKPHIPIYFGGSSDAALAIAGKHADVYALWGEPLAEAAKTIARVRASAARYGRSVRFSLSTRPVLASTEEAAWMRARQIIERIREIRGQAMLGSGKKAPQAVGSQRLLEAAAQGEVLDTRLWTAVAAATGARGNTTALVGTPEQVAESMLKYHDLGVTTFLIRGFDPLEDAIDYGRELIPIVRREIARRDAQADAPRNAAGQV